The Prionailurus viverrinus isolate Anna chromosome X, UM_Priviv_1.0, whole genome shotgun sequence genome segment CCCCCATGAATCCAGAAATCCCTGAGAACCAGGCTGCTGTCGTTATGTCCTTTGTAAATCAAGCAGCtcctgacataaaaaaaaaaaaaaaaaaaaaaaaaaaaaaaaaacctccaaaggcTAGAGGATTTAGAAGGTAAACAGATCCAGGATCTGCTCTGTATAGCACAACAGGTCTACAACAACAGGGACGCCCCAGAAGAGAGACAGATCAAGGCCACAGAGAAAATGACTAAAGTCCTGGCCGCTATAGTCCAGAAAGAACAGCCACCCCCAGAAGGCACTCAAACAACACGCCCTCCCAGGCGGCACTTAGATAAAGATCAATGCGCCTATTGTAAAGAAAAAGGCCACTGGATACGAGAATGCCCCAAGAAGAAACAACCCCGCCCCAGCCAAGGACAATGGCAGCCTAAAACAGCTCCCATACTGTTTACCCAAGATACAGAATAGGGAGGACGGGGTTTGGATCCCCTCCCCGAACCTAGGGTAATGTTGCAAGTGGAGGGGATCCCGGTCCAGTTCCTAGTTGACACCGGGGCACAACACTCAGTTCTGGTCAAGCCCCATGGAAAAGTATCTGAAAAATCATCCTGGGTACAAGAGGCCACCAGAATAAAAAAGTACCCTTGGACAACTCAAAGGACTGTAGACTTAAGGACTGGGAAGGTAACCCATTCCTTCCTGGTCATTCCCGACAGCCCCTGCCCCCTGTTGGGGAGGGATTTGCTTACCAAAATGGGGGCCCAAATTCATTTCCAACCGGGAGGACCCACAGTGACTGACTTTCACAACCAACCCATATCTGTACTCACTGTGAGACTGGAAGATGAATACAGGCTGCATCAGAAACCCACTCCTCTGGATCAGGGTATCGAGCCCTGGCTTCAACGCTTCCCAGACGCGTGGGCAGAAACGGGTGGTATGGGGCTAGCAAAACATCGCCCAGCCCTATTTATAGAGGTCAAGCCTGGGACGGACCCCGTCCGCGTGCGCCAATACCCTATGCCCGCGGAAGCCAAAAATGGCATCACACCGCATATCCGCCGCCTCCTTGACTTCGGGGTCCTACGCACCTGCCACTCAGCATGGAATACCCCCCCTGCTGCCCGTGCGCAAACCCAACAGCGGGGAATACAGACCAGTGCAGGACCTGAGAGAAGTCAATAAGCGGGTGATGGACATACATCCAACCGTTCCTAACTCCTATACTCTCTTGAGCGCCCTCAGCCCAGAAAAACAATGGTATACTGTTCTGGATCTGAAAGATGCTTTTTTCAGCCTACCACTAGCGCCTAAAAGTCAAGAGCTATTTGCATTCGAGTGGACAGATCCAGACAGGGGCATAAATGGCCAACTCACCTGGACCAGACTACCACAAGATTCAAAAACTCTCCGACCCTGTTCGACGAGGCTCTACACGAAGATTTGAGTACAGACAACACCCAAATATAACTCTCCTGCAGTATGTTGATGATCTCTTGATAGCTGCCGAGACGCCCAAAACCTGCATCCAGGGAACCGAAGGTCTCCTGCGAACTCTGGGAACCTTAGATTACCGCGCCTCAGCAAAAAAGGCTCAGATCTGCAAGTCAGAGGTAACTTACCTGGGTTACTTACTGAAAGGGGGGCAACGCTGGCTAACGGATGCCCGGAAGGAAACCGTCCTTCGTATTCCCAGACCGCAGACACCACGACAGGTGAGGGAATTCCTGGGGTCAGCTGGGTTCTGCAGACTATGGATACCAAGGTTTGCTGAACTAGCAAAACCCTTATACCAGGCAACAAAAGATCACCAGCCCTTTAGTTGGACGGAAGAAGCCGAACAGGCCTTCCAGCAAATCAAAACTGCCCTGCTATCAGTACCTGCCTTGGGACTCCCCGATGTTTCCAAACCCTTCCACCTATATGTAGATGAGAGCCGGGGCATAGCTAAGGTGGTGCTAACCCAACATTTGGGGCCCTGGCACAGGCCAGTCGCTTATCTAAGAAGTTAGATCCAGTGGCCGCCGGATGGCCACCCTGTCTCCGGATCATTGCAGCCACTGCCCTGATGGTAAAAGACGCTGATAAGTTGACCATGGGCCAAGAACTACAAGTCACCACCCCGCACGCCATCGGAGGCATCCTCAAACAGCCGCCTGACCGATGGCTGAGCAATGCCCGACTCACTCATTACCAGGGACTGCTACTGAACCCCCACAAGATCatcttcacccccccccccgacggcCCTGAACCCAGCATCACTGCTGCCAGATCCAGACATGGGGACCCCACTTCATGACTGCAGTGACATACTGGCACAGGTTTATGGGATTCGAGAGGACCTGCAGGATCAGCCATTATCAGACGCAGACGCCATCTGGTTTACCGATGGAAGCAGCTTCGTTCACCAAGGACAAAGGTATGCGGGGGCGGCCATGACT includes the following:
- the LOC125157022 gene encoding LOW QUALITY PROTEIN: uncharacterized protein LOC125157022 (The sequence of the model RefSeq protein was modified relative to this genomic sequence to represent the inferred CDS: inserted 4 bases in 4 codons; deleted 3 bases in 3 codons; substituted 3 bases at 3 genomic stop codons) → MAEQGWPGATKWETAEIQAGCAFSLANPHSITTSSFSQTSGNNGPAQLGFPIREPNMLGNQDGTLVEKPSGTRRWRSRWIRDSGLLWNPSQLVKLYHGVVETPRISSSEPKIPENDSDWQDTAQKTVFETTLVYSHRGPKQSSRTGEPGGREVAAAPEPGGREAAAAPGPIENETNHKGPAGGTRGLTQREPNPRLPGSTVALPLWEIGPPDETGIPRLQYWPFFTSDLYNWKTQNARFSDNTKDLIALLDSVMFTHQPTWDDCQQLLRILFTTEEXERIQLEARKLVPGDDGQPTSNPDLINAPFPLTRPPQDEWDYNTAEGRGRLLIYRQTLMAGLQAAARKPTNLAKLYSVIQGKTESPAAYLERLMEAFRQFTPMNPEIPENQAAVVMSFVNQAAPDIKKKKKKKKKKNLQRLEDLEGKQIQDLLCIAQQVYNNRDAPEERQIKATEKMTKVLAAIVQKEQPPPEGTQTTRPPRRHLDKDQCAYCKEKGHWIRECPKKKQPRPSQGQWQPKTAPILFTQDTEXGGRGLDPLPEPRVMLQVEGIPVQFLVDTGAQHSVLVKPHGKVSEKSSWVQEATRIKKYPWTTQRTVDLRTGKVTHSFLVIPDSPCPLLGRDLLTKMGAQIHFQPGGPTVTDFHNQPISVLTVRLEDEYRLHQKPTPLDQGIEPWLQRFPDAWAETGGMGLAKHRPALFIEVKPGTDPVRVRQYPMPAEAKNGITPHIRRLLDFGVLRTCHSAWNTPLLPVRKPNSGEYRPVQDLREVNKRVMDIHPTVPNSYTLLSALSPEKQWYTVLDLKDAFFSLPLAPKSQELFAFEWTDPDRGINGQLTWTRLPQXFKNSPTLFDEALHEDLSTXQHPNITLLQYVDDLLIAAETPKTCIQGTEGLLRTLGTLDYRASAKKAQICKSEVTYLGYLLKGGQRWLTDARKETVLRIPRPQTPRQVREFLGSAGFCRLWIPRFAELAKPLYQATKDHQPFSWTEEAEQAFQQIKTALLSVPALGLPDVSKPFHLYVDESRGIAKVVLTQHLGPWHRPVAYXKKLDPVAAGWPPCLRIIAATALMVKDADKLTMGQELQVTTPHAIGGILKQPPDRWLSNARLTHYQGLLLNPHKIIFTPPPTALNPASLLPDPDMGTPLHDCSDILAQVYGIREDLQDQPLSDADAIWFTDGSSFVHQGQRYAGAAMTSETEVVWAEALPPGTSAQKAELIALTQALKLGRDRKLTVYTDSRYVFATAHVHGAIHRERGLLTAEGKDIKNKEEILALLAAIWEPKKLAIVHCPGHQKTTDPVSQGNNLADRTAKNIARPPAQLLTLQLPDPGPRELPPSPEYSESNLQWMSKLPVTRVKDGWWRDSKNNTILPEKLGWQVLERIHHSTHLGSRRMLDLMRQSGLRIKNVSDKVDQVVTKCTVCQLNNASSNPQTSGARQRGSRLGTYWEVDFTEVKPGKYGYKYLLVFVDTFSGWTEAFPTKNETAXIVAKKXPGRNPAQVWFSSNDRVRQWTCIRL